From Penicillium psychrofluorescens genome assembly, chromosome: 6, one genomic window encodes:
- a CDS encoding uncharacterized protein (ID:PFLUO_009347-T1.cds;~source:funannotate) gives MSPPAAMFEPTTVAPTGVKGKVVVPGAVTTTLTGQDQSKLLEQFGGKWDEFKFAPIRESQVSRAMTRRYFQDLDTYAESDVVIVGAGSCGLSTAYVLAKARPDLKIAILEASVSPGGGAWLGGQLFSAMVLRRPADAFLTELGVPFEEEPSNPNFVVVKHAALFTSTLLSKVLSFPNVKLFNATCVEDLITRPDVDGSVRLAGVVVNWTLVTMHHDDHSCMDPNTINAPIIVSTTGHDGPFGAFCAKRLVSMSAIEKLGGMRGLDMNAAEDAIVKNTREVAKGLIIGGMELSEIDGFNRMGPTFGAMAMSGVKAAEEALRVFETRKRECAE, from the exons ATGTCTCCCCCAGCTGCTATGTTCGAGCCCACCACCGTCGCTCCCACcggcgtcaagggcaaggtCGTGGTCCCCGGGGCCGTGACCACCACCCTGACCGGCCAGGACCAGAGCAAGCTCCTGGAGCAGTTCGGCGGTAAATGGGACGAGTTCAAGTTCGCCCCCATCCGCGAGAGCCAGGTCTCGCGCGCCATGACCCGGCGCTACTTCCAGGACCTGGATACCTACGCCGAGAGCGACGTTgtcatcgtcggcgccgggTCCTGCGGTCTCAGCACCGCCTACGTGCTCGCTAAGGCGCGTCCGGATTTGAagattgccattctggaggCCTCGGTCTCGCCTG GTGGCGGTGCCtggctcggcggccagctcttctcgGCCATGGTCCTCCGCCGACCAGCCGATGCCTTCCTGACGGAACTGGGTGTCCCCTTCGAGGAGGAGCCCTCGAACCCGAACTTTGTGGTCGTCAAGCACGCGGCCCTTTTCACCTCGACGCTCCTGTCGAAGGTGCTGTCCTTCCCGAACGTCAAGCTCTTCAACGCTACCTGCGTCGAGGACCTGATCACCCGGCCGGACGTCGATGGCTCCGTCCGTCTCGCCGGCGTGGTCGTCAACTGGACGCTCGTCACCATGCACCACGACGACCACTCGTGCATGGACCccaacaccatcaacgcGCCGATCATCGTCAGCACGACGGGCCATGATGGCCCCTTTGGCGCTTTCTGCGCGAAGCGTCTTGTCTCCATGAGCGCGATTGAGAAGCTTGGCGGTATGCGTGGTCTGGATATGAATGCTGCCGAGGATGCTATTGTCAAGAACACCCGTGAGGTCGCCAAGGGTCTTATCATCGGTGGTATGGAGTTGTCGGAGATTGATGGCTTCAACCGCATGGGCCCGACTTTCGGGGCTATGGCTATGAGTGGTGtcaaggctgccgaggaggcttTGCGTGTCTTCGAGACGCGCAAGCGCGAGTGTGCTGAGTAG
- a CDS encoding uncharacterized protein (ID:PFLUO_009346-T1.cds;~source:funannotate): MGFFGKSEPSDDAIQRAPTDQDVEKRVPSHHEAGPKQPSAAVPAIDPEVERRVLRKLDLRLPTIMAFFYLLAFLDRSNIGNAKIAGMTADLSLTGNRYPWLLTIFYISYTIFEFQALMWKIMKPHQWATIVVFGWYAPHVPPPPEAEMYKTIADTVGHGIRGLVATCQAATVNWQGMMALRFFMGAFEAGFGPGVPYLLSFFYKRHELGLRCGLFLSAAPLANTFAGALAYGITSGHPALAKWRVLFLVEGLPVCAAAILAWFFVPDSPATAKFLTEEEKQVARARAFQKTGESEEEGKVQWRELLETLADPKAWFTALMYFSCNVSFSSLPVFLPTILNQMGFTAIDAQGLTAPPFFASFLVTIGTTWVADRIQQRGLVIASLSAMGGVGYVLLAACSSVGVRYFGVFLAACGIFPAIANILPWVTNNQGSDTRRGGGIILLNVIGQCGPFLGTNIFPDDEAPRYFKGMWICAAFMFFTSVLALSLRLLLVWENRKLDKKYGPRVQADPTKEAEIPVGVENYGADYRYVL; this comes from the exons ATGGGGTTTTTTGGCAAGTCTGAGCCCTCCGACGACGCAATCCAGAGAGCTCCCACAGACCAGGATGTCGAAAAGCGAGTCCCCTCCCATCATGAGGCCGGTCCGAAGCAGCCCTCTGCGGCGGTCCCAGCCATCGATCCGGAGGTGGAACGCCGAGTGCTGCGAAAGCTGGATTTGCGCCTCCCGACTATAATGGCCTTTTTCT ATCTACTTGCTTTCCTCGACCGAAGCAACATCGG CAATGCGAAAATTGCGGGAATGACGGCCGATCTGTCCCTGACGGGAAATCGATACCCATGGCTCTTGACCATCTTCTACATCTCCTACACTATCTTTGAATTCCAGGCGCTCATGTGGAAGATCATGAAACCGCACCAATGGGCGACCATTGTGGTGTTCGGATGGTATGCTCCCCACGTGCCCCCACCCCCGGAAGCGGAAATGTACAAGACTATCGCTGACACGGTTGGGCATGGAATTAGGGGTTTAGTTGCAACGTGCCAGGCGGCAACCGTAAATTGGCAGGGGATGATGGCACTCCGATTTTTCATGGGTGCATTCGAGGCCGGGTTTGGGCCCGGTGTGCCATACTTGTTGTCGTTCTTCTACAAGCGCCACGAGCTCGGTCTCCGATGCGGTCTTTTTTTGTCCGCTGCGCCGCTGGCGAATACTTTCGCGGGAGCGCTGGCCTACGGTATCACTTCGGGGCACCCTGCATTGGCGAAATGGCGGGTGCTTTTCCTGGTGGAGGGGCTTCCCGTTTGCGCCGCGGCCATTCTGGCTTGGTTCTTCGTCCCAGACAGCCCTGCGACAGCCAAGTTCCtcaccgaggaggaaaagcAAGTCGCTCGTGCCCGTGCGTTTCAGAAGACCGGTGAAAGCGAagaggagggcaaggtgcAGTGGAGAGAGCTGCTTGAGACCCTCGCGGATCCCAAAGCATGGTTCACCGCG CTGATGTATTTCAGCTGCAATGTCAGCTTCTCGTCTCTGCCCGTGTTCCTGCCGACTATCCTCAACCAAATGGGCTTCACAGCCATTGATGCGCAGGGTCTCACCGCGCCGCCGTTCTTCGCCTCGTTTCTCGTGACGATTGGAACCACCTGGGTGGCGGATCGGATCCAGCAGCGTGGACTCGTAATCGCAAGCCTCTCGGCGATGGGTGGTGTGGGGTATGTGCTGCTTGCCGCCTGCAGTTCCGTGGGCGTGCGGTATTTTGGGGTGTTTTTGGCGGCATGTGGAATCTTCCCGGCGATCGCTAATATCCTGCCGTGGGTTACGA ACAACCAAGGCTCCGATACCCGGCGTGGAGGAGGCATCATCTTGCTCAATGTCATTGGGCAATGTGGCCCCTTCCTGGGCACCAATATCTTTCCCGATGATGAGGCCCCGCGCTATTTCAAGGGAATGTGGATCTGCGCCGCGTTCATGTTCTTCACCAGCGTGCTAGCTCTGTCTCTTCGCCTTCTGCTCGTGTGGGAGAACCGCAAGCTTGACAAGAAGTACGGGCCCCGCGTCCAGGCTGATCCGACCAAGGAGGCTGAGATTCCTGTGGGGGTGGAAAATTACGGCGCCGACTATCGCTATGTGCTGTAA
- a CDS encoding uncharacterized protein (ID:PFLUO_009350-T1.cds;~source:funannotate), with product MSATQPTYLIGGATFADANARERARFFDKLEEAFRFAKDEDDKTAIADVLGLHFFKWQAIKEFPDIEGFFYGKSEDWIKVWEFFRLDTDPKERGKCECRQILAKYDLFWDMENAFLEYGVEACNDQVKRVLEELVELLHEEQY from the coding sequence ATGTCAGCCACTCAGCCGACCTACCTCATTGGTGGCGCCACTTTCGCCGATGCGAATGCCCGGGAGAGGGCTAGGTTCTtcgacaagctggaggaggcttTCAGATTTGCaaaagacgaagacgacaaAACAGCGATTGCGGATGTCCTCGGCTTGCATTTTTTCAAATGGCAGGCGATCAAGGAATTTCCTGACATTGAGGGATTTTTTTACGGGAAGAGCGAGGACTGGATCAAAGTCTGGGAATTCTTCCGACTTGATACTGACCCTAAAGAGCGTGGGAAGTGTGAATGTCGCCAGATACTCGCTAAGTATGATTTATTCTGGGATATGGAAAACGCTTTTTTGGAGTACGGAGTTGAGGCGTGCAATGATCAGGTGAAACGAGTTCTAGAGGAACTTGTGGAACTGCTTCACGAGGAACAGTACTAG
- a CDS encoding uncharacterized protein (ID:PFLUO_009349-T1.cds;~source:funannotate) translates to MESRNRRRSQRAQSPVESSSDELAAGSEHDEAERRRASWTAQKAFTPQQSHRRERHYRDSESPDELAVDADDYWRSSRPDETRSPSPVNRPDEMEGQSDDNIGGRVMNSEEGHTEDKMSDRSATPVPPPPPPKPERLNYREKFVLKRHLRGVSAVQFSPDCSMIASGGADRTVKVWDTLTGKLLFNFEGHLAGVSAIAWNPDNTLASGSDDKTIRLWDVSTGRAHPRPLVGHHNYVYQIAFSPKGNILVSGSYDEAVFIWDVRSGRVMKSLPAHSDPVNGVDFIRDGTMVVSCATDGLIRVWDTASGQCLRTLVHEDNPPVTCVKFSPNGKYILAWTLDDCVRLWDYRESRCIKTYQGHVNVKYSLGGGFGRYGLPGAPEDAFVVSGSEDGAVICWDLVNKKILQRIEGHTDVVLGVHTGTLAGKRLIVSAGLDKTIRVWEEVSEDDTEMAPSTTNGNGDSPDNDADGDNAMTDAPPSAAAADTPIDDAMET, encoded by the exons ATGGAGTCCCGCAATCGCCGTCGGAGCCAGCGCGCTCAATCGCCCGTCGAATCCTCGTCTGATGAGTTGGCGGCCGGCTCAGAACacgacgaggccgagcgcCGGCGGGCCAGCTGGACTGCTCAAAAGGCCTTTACGCCGCAGCAATCACATCGCCGTGAACGACATTACCGGGATTCCGAGAGTCCCGATGAGCTTGCAGTCGACGCAGACGACTactggcgcagctcgcgcCCCGATGAAACCCGCAGTCCGTCGCCTGTGAACCGCCCGGACGAGATGGAAGGCCAATCGGATGACAATATTGGCGGACGGGTTATGAACAGCGAGGAAGGACATACTGAAGATAAAATGTCGGATCGTTCGGCTACACCGgttcctcctccgccgcctcccAAGCCGGAGCGGCTGAATTACAGGGAGAAGTTTGTGTTGAAGCGGCATCTGCGCGGTGTCTCTGCAGTGCAATTTTCTCCAGATTGTTCCATGATTGCAAGTGGAG GTGCCGACAGGACTGTCAAGGTCTGGGATACGCTGACAGGCAAGCTTCTTTTCAACTTCGAGGGACACTTGGCGGGCGTGTCGGCGATTGCTTGGAACCCGGACAACACCCTTGCATCTGGGTCGGACGATAAAACAATTCGTCTGTGGGATGTGTCTACA GGCCGAGCACACCCAAGACCCCTCGTTGGCCATCACAACTACGTCTATCAGATCGCCTTTTCCCCCAAGGGCAACATTCTAGTCAGCGGCTCCTACGACGAGGCCGTGTTTATTTGGGATGTGCGCTCAGGACGGGTCATGAAGTCTCTACCCGCCCACTCCGATCCCGTGAACGGGGTCGACTTCATCCGCGACGGCACAATGGTCGTCTCATGCGCAACAGATGGACTGATCCGTGTCTGGGATACCGCCTCTGGCCAATGTCTCCGCACACTTGTCCACGAAGACAACCCACCAGTGACATGTGTGAAGTTCTCGCCCAATGGCAAATATATCCTCGCGTGGACACTGGATGACTGCGTGCGGCTATGGGACTACCGCGAAAGCCGCTGTATCAAAACCTATCAGGGCCACGTGAACGTCAAGTACAGCTTGGGCGGGGGATTTGGCCGGTACGGCCTCCCAGGTGCGCCGGAAGATGCATTCGTCGTTAGTGGCAGCGAAGACGGCGCCGTTATCTGTTGGGATCTTGTCAACAAGAAGATTCTGCAGCGGATCGAGGGGCATACCGATGTTGTGCTGGGTGTGCATACAGGCACGCTTGCGGGGAAACGTCTCATTGTGAGCGCTGGATTGGACAAGACCATTCGCGTGTGGGAGGAGGTTTCCGAAGATGACACCGAGATGGCCCCCTCGACGACTAACGGCAATGGAGATTCTCCGGATAACGACGCTGACGGCGACAATGCCATGACGGATGCGCCTCCTTCGGCGGCCGCGGCTGATACTCCTATTGACGATGCGATGGAGACTTAA
- a CDS encoding uncharacterized protein (ID:PFLUO_009348-T1.cds;~source:funannotate), producing MASSSIPIETPTQIRILTLNCWGLKFIAKYRHERLSEIGRQLALTSPPPEIVGLQECWTQQDYESIRQQTRHILPYGKFYFGGIFGAGLAILSRWPIEESSMYAYPLNGRPTAFFRGDWFVGKGVACARVRFGRGIADVAEVFTTHLHAPYEREPNDSYLCHRTAQAWEISKLMRGAAERGHLVIGLGDFNMLPSSFAHRLITAQSPVRDVWRELHPDSSVGAAIDAVEKARQRPIPSAEFNMTENGATCDGAFNTWRWSKAMRKQLDKGEDVTVDKDAPDPRAKRLDYIFVGDGGYAPEFPPSRWSVESARLAMTERHPTLRCSLSDHFAVEAVITRSPSAKTSSLTQSYPPSEPSSPALHKTTSTSLAPNAALTPETYDLITEMIHTYVRRERSQRRWRLAHFVVSIVVSIGCMVGVWWVGSRTYIGFVLVLVSTLNFGAGVIDGLIGGLFVSSEIRALKEFEWEVANAKRLVMDAEAREGVGAVGTGAGRLSGETEGHKAE from the coding sequence atggcctcctcgtcgataCCCATTGAGACACCTACGCAGATCCGTATTCTCACTCTCAACTGCTGGGGTCTCAAGTTTATCGCCAAATACCGCCATGAACGGCTATCCGAGATCGGGCGGCAGCTGGCGCTGACCAGTCCGCCGCCTGAGATAGTCGGCCTACAGGAATGCTGGACGCAGCAGGACTACGAGAGCATTCGACAGCAAACACGGCACATACTACCATACGGCAAATTCTACTTCGGAGGCATTTTCGGCGCCGGCCTGGCCATTTTGTCGCGATGGCCTATCGAGGAAAGCAGCATGTACGCATACCCATTGAACGGCCGGCCCACCGCTTTCTTTCGTGGAGACTGGTTTGTGGGTAAAGGAGTGGCGTGCGCGAGAGTCCGCTTTGGCCGCGGCATCGCCGATGTCGCGGAGGTGTTCACCACGCATCTACATGCCCCCTATGAGCGCGAGCCCAACGACTCGTACCTGTGCCACCGCACGGCGCAGGCCTGGGAGATCTCCAAGCTGATGCGTGGGGCCGCTGAACGCGGGCACCTGGTGATTGGCCTGGGCGACTTCAATATGCTGCCGTCCTCCTTTGCCCACCGGCTCATCACGGCCCAGAGCCCTGTACGCGACGTCTGGCGCGAGCTGCACCCGGACTCGTCCGTCGGCGCGGCCATTGACGCCGTTGAAAAGGCCCGCCAGCGACCTATCCCATCGGCCGAGTTTAATATGACCGAGAACGGCGCGACCTGCGACGGAGCCTTTAATACCTGGCGTTGGTCCAAGGCCATGCGCAAGCAACTCGACAAGGGGGAGGATGTCACCGTTGACAAAGATGCTCCTGACCCGCGCGCCAAACGACTAGACTATATCTTTGTTGGTGACGGCGGCTACGCTCCGGAGTTTCCTCCCTCGCGCTGGTCGGTCGAGTCTGCTCGTCTGGCCATGACGGAGCGCCATCCCACGCTGCGCTGCTCGTTGAGCGACCACTTTGCcgtcgaggccgtcatcACTCGCTCCCCATCGGCCAAAACCTCATCCCTAACACAGTCATATCCCCCCTCCGAACCATCCTCGCCAGCCCTCCACAAAACCACTTCTACCTCCCTAGCACCCAACGCCGCCCTCACGCCAGAAACATACGACCTTATCACAGAGATGATCCACACTTATGTGCGCCGCGAACGCAGCCAGCGCCGCTGGCGTCTCGCGCACTTCGTGGTATCCATCGTGGTTTCCATTGGATGCATGGTCGGTGTATGGTGGGTCGGCAGCCGTACGTACATCGGATTCGTGCTGGTATTGGTGAGCACGCTGAATTTCGGCGCGGGCGTTATTGACGGGTTGATTGGGGGCCTGTTTGTATCGAGTGAGATACGTGCTCTCAAGGAATTTGAGTGGGAGGTCGCTAATGCGAAGAGATTGGTTATGGATGCTGAGGCTAGGGAaggtgttggtgctgttggCACAGGCGCTGGTCGTCTTTCTGGTGAGACTGAGGGACATAAGGCTGAATGA